A region from the Vibrio navarrensis genome encodes:
- a CDS encoding NUDIX hydrolase yields the protein MRKIIHKWKNIALVEENVALPNGKSVCHTTIQHPGAAVILPVTASGEIVLINQYRPSLKKWLLELPAGTKEANEDPLTCAQRELEEETGYSAECFYSLGQVTPLAGFCDEIQYLYVAKQLRLTNRYQCDDDEVIQVVTMPVSQLEEKIIDGSISDGKTIACLSKAKLCGYL from the coding sequence ATGAGAAAAATCATACATAAATGGAAAAACATCGCCCTGGTTGAAGAAAATGTTGCCCTACCTAACGGCAAATCTGTCTGCCATACCACCATCCAACATCCCGGCGCAGCGGTCATTTTACCCGTCACAGCATCAGGCGAAATTGTGCTGATCAATCAGTATCGCCCTTCGTTAAAAAAATGGCTGTTGGAACTTCCGGCGGGCACCAAAGAGGCCAATGAAGATCCACTCACCTGTGCTCAACGAGAGTTAGAGGAAGAAACAGGTTACAGTGCAGAGTGCTTTTACTCACTGGGTCAAGTCACGCCGCTGGCTGGATTTTGCGATGAGATCCAATATCTGTATGTGGCAAAGCAGCTGCGCCTAACCAATCGCTATCAATGTGATGACGATGAAGTGATTCAAGTCGTCACTATGCCAGTCTCGCAATTAGAAGAGAAAATTATTGACGGCAGCATCAGCGATGGCAAAACCATTGCTTGTTTGAGTAAAGCCAAACTGTGCGGTTATCTCTAA
- the ltaE gene encoding low-specificity L-threonine aldolase: MDFRSDTVTQPTPAMREAMANAMVGDDVYGDDPTVNELEAFAASETGFEAALFTTSGTQANLLGLMSHCERGDEYLCGQQAHNYRYEAGGAAVLGSIQPQPIENNPDGTLPFDKLAAAIKPDDSHFARTKLLSLENTINGKVLPLSYLQQARAFTNKHGLKMHLDGARVYNAAVALDVPVREIAQYFDSMTICLSKGLAAPVGSLLLGSKEYITKARRLRKMVGGGMRQAGILAAAGKLALTEQVSQLKTDHDNAKALAQGLATLPGFDVNPQWVQTNIVFAKLDDSVDIATIAQKLKQEQIIVSPGNPIRFVTHKDIRREDIDRLLSVLRSYL; the protein is encoded by the coding sequence ATTGATTTTCGCTCCGATACCGTCACTCAGCCTACCCCGGCGATGCGTGAGGCCATGGCCAACGCGATGGTTGGCGATGATGTCTACGGCGATGATCCAACCGTCAATGAGTTAGAAGCGTTTGCCGCGAGCGAAACGGGTTTTGAAGCGGCGCTTTTCACCACTTCGGGCACTCAGGCAAACTTACTCGGCTTGATGTCTCACTGTGAACGTGGTGACGAATACTTGTGTGGCCAACAAGCGCACAACTATCGTTACGAAGCGGGCGGCGCGGCGGTGTTAGGCTCGATTCAGCCGCAGCCGATTGAGAACAATCCAGATGGCACATTGCCTTTTGATAAACTCGCCGCTGCGATTAAGCCCGATGACAGCCATTTCGCCCGTACCAAGCTGCTTAGCTTAGAAAACACCATCAACGGTAAAGTGTTACCACTAAGCTATCTTCAACAAGCGCGCGCTTTTACCAACAAACATGGGCTGAAGATGCATCTTGATGGGGCGCGTGTCTACAATGCCGCCGTAGCGCTGGATGTTCCAGTGCGTGAAATCGCTCAGTATTTCGATTCCATGACCATCTGCCTGTCTAAAGGGCTCGCCGCGCCTGTCGGTTCTTTGCTTTTGGGAAGCAAAGAGTATATCACTAAGGCGCGTCGTTTGCGCAAAATGGTTGGCGGCGGTATGCGCCAAGCGGGCATTTTAGCCGCCGCAGGTAAATTGGCACTGACCGAGCAAGTGAGCCAACTCAAAACAGACCACGACAACGCGAAAGCGCTGGCACAAGGGCTTGCGACACTGCCCGGGTTTGATGTGAATCCGCAATGGGTGCAAACCAATATTGTGTTTGCCAAACTCGATGATAGCGTCGATATCGCAACCATAGCGCAAAAGCTAAAGCAAGAGCAGATCATCGTGTCTCCTGGAAATCCAATCCGCTTTGTCACTCATAAGGACATCCGTCGCGAAGACATCGATCGGTTGCTCAGCGTATTACGCTCCTATTTATGA
- a CDS encoding succinylglutamate desuccinylase/aspartoacylase family protein — MATQFLADSLQGLRVIDALDVDDLPSGEHKFWFRVASNALSQWQHLPVLVFKGEKPGKKLLITAGVHGDEYNGVLSAQKVARDLVGQSLAGVVTIVPTINLSGLLNHSRDFHSADPDTSAVNLNRHFPGNAKGNEANRYLDTLWQKLLKPNAQLAIDLHTQTSGAAYPLYVFADFRLQASLDMARWLNPDAILDDPGDAGVLETVWNQHGVPCITVEVGMGRYTQFDLVERTATGINNILTHLKIKDGVPSTPISCVQGKEIISLRAEVGGFVIPQVELLQAVSPGQLLALQYDSFGEEMARYTAPVAATVLSHNLEPLRAPGALVVRLIR, encoded by the coding sequence ATGGCCACACAATTCTTAGCTGATTCTCTCCAAGGTCTACGTGTGATTGACGCTTTGGATGTCGATGATTTACCCAGCGGCGAGCACAAATTCTGGTTTCGCGTTGCCAGCAACGCTTTATCTCAGTGGCAACATCTGCCTGTGCTGGTCTTTAAAGGTGAGAAACCGGGCAAAAAATTGCTCATCACTGCTGGCGTTCATGGCGATGAATACAACGGCGTACTCAGCGCACAAAAAGTGGCGCGTGATCTGGTCGGGCAGAGCTTAGCTGGCGTCGTGACTATCGTCCCCACCATCAACTTAAGTGGTTTGCTCAATCACAGTCGCGATTTTCATTCCGCCGATCCAGACACGTCGGCCGTCAATCTCAACCGTCACTTTCCCGGCAATGCCAAAGGGAATGAAGCCAACCGCTACCTCGATACCTTGTGGCAAAAACTGTTAAAGCCCAACGCACAATTGGCCATCGATCTGCACACACAAACCAGCGGCGCAGCGTATCCTCTTTATGTTTTTGCCGATTTTCGCCTGCAAGCTTCGCTTGATATGGCTCGCTGGTTAAACCCAGATGCCATTCTCGATGACCCGGGAGATGCGGGCGTGTTAGAAACGGTCTGGAATCAACACGGTGTCCCCTGCATTACGGTTGAAGTGGGCATGGGGCGATACACGCAATTTGACCTTGTTGAACGTACAGCCACGGGAATCAATAACATTCTGACGCACTTGAAGATCAAAGACGGCGTCCCCTCAACGCCGATATCTTGCGTGCAAGGCAAAGAGATTATCTCACTGCGCGCCGAGGTGGGCGGCTTTGTCATTCCGCAGGTTGAGCTGCTACAAGCCGTTTCCCCGGGCCAATTGCTGGCTCTTCAGTACGACAGCTTTGGTGAAGAAATGGCTCGCTACACCGCGCCTGTCGCCGCGACGGTTCTAAGCCACAACCTTGAACCCCTGCGCGCGCCGGGCGCTTTAGTGGTGCGTTTGATTCGCTAA
- a CDS encoding amino acid ABC transporter ATP-binding protein — MIEFCQVSKWYGQFQALKSISLSVRKGEILVICGPSGSGKSTLIRTVNGLESIDAGEIRILPDLQENPQNRGKIGMVFQHFNLFPHLTVRQNLTLSPMRTLKLSRHEANQRAEQLLERVKIADQADKYPIQLSGGQQQRVAIARSLCMQPEILLFDEPTSALDPETINEVLDVMVDLANDGITMMCVTHEMGFARKVAHRVAFMDEGEIVEIAPPEQLFSAAQHPRTQQFLQQILGSR; from the coding sequence GTGATAGAGTTCTGCCAAGTCAGCAAGTGGTACGGTCAATTCCAAGCGTTAAAATCAATCTCGCTGTCCGTGCGCAAAGGGGAAATTCTCGTGATTTGCGGCCCATCCGGTTCGGGGAAATCGACGCTGATCCGCACAGTCAATGGCTTAGAATCGATCGACGCAGGAGAAATCCGTATTCTGCCCGATTTGCAGGAAAATCCTCAAAACCGTGGCAAAATCGGCATGGTTTTTCAACACTTCAATCTCTTTCCTCACCTGACAGTGAGACAGAACTTAACCCTGTCGCCGATGAGAACCTTGAAATTAAGTCGCCATGAAGCCAATCAAAGAGCAGAACAGTTGCTTGAACGAGTAAAAATCGCCGATCAAGCCGACAAATACCCAATCCAACTTTCTGGCGGGCAACAGCAGCGTGTGGCGATTGCACGCTCTCTGTGCATGCAACCCGAGATTTTATTGTTTGACGAGCCAACATCGGCACTTGACCCAGAAACCATCAACGAAGTGCTGGATGTGATGGTTGATCTGGCCAATGATGGCATCACCATGATGTGTGTCACGCATGAAATGGGCTTTGCACGCAAAGTCGCCCATCGCGTGGCGTTCATGGACGAAGGAGAAATAGTAGAAATCGCACCGCCAGAGCAACTTTTCTCGGCAGCGCAGCACCCGCGTACGCAACAATTTCTCCAACAAATTTTAGGTTCGAGGTAG
- a CDS encoding amino acid ABC transporter permease, whose translation MRLIKPILLAMVQALLMFAALVWLLDSGAKAMGYQWQWHRVPDYILFFEDGEWWAAELLQGLMVTLQLTAISLLFTLLLGLTTALLRQSRSIVGRALGTGYVAVVRNTPLLVQIYLLYFVFGPVIGLDRFSTAVLALALFQGAYTAEVLRGGLNGIAQGQYEAAKSLGLSTFFTFYDVILPQLLQRTLPPLTNEMVSLIKNSSIVSVMAIFDLTTQGRNIVSETAMPFEIWFSVAAIYLLLTLSLSALSAWLEHRLGARWRSH comes from the coding sequence ATGCGCTTAATTAAACCTATTCTGCTGGCAATGGTTCAAGCGCTGCTGATGTTTGCCGCACTGGTCTGGTTGCTCGATTCAGGAGCCAAAGCAATGGGCTATCAGTGGCAGTGGCATCGAGTTCCTGACTACATTCTCTTTTTTGAAGATGGCGAATGGTGGGCCGCTGAACTACTGCAAGGTCTTATGGTCACGTTGCAGCTCACTGCCATCAGCCTTCTTTTCACCTTGTTACTGGGGCTGACCACCGCCCTACTACGTCAGTCACGTTCGATTGTCGGCCGAGCCCTTGGCACTGGTTATGTCGCAGTGGTCAGAAACACACCGCTGCTGGTGCAAATTTACCTGCTCTATTTTGTTTTTGGCCCAGTCATTGGGCTGGATCGCTTTTCAACCGCCGTGCTCGCGCTAGCGCTGTTTCAAGGCGCTTATACTGCTGAGGTTTTGCGTGGCGGGCTCAACGGCATTGCGCAAGGGCAATACGAAGCAGCAAAATCACTTGGCTTGTCGACCTTCTTTACTTTCTACGATGTGATCTTACCGCAACTTTTGCAACGAACTCTCCCACCGTTGACCAATGAAATGGTGTCTCTGATCAAAAACTCGTCTATCGTCAGTGTGATGGCCATTTTCGATCTCACCACCCAAGGCAGGAATATCGTCTCTGAAACGGCAATGCCCTTTGAGATCTGGTTTAGTGTCGCTGCCATCTATCTGTTACTCACGTTAAGTCTGTCAGCACTTTCTGCTTGGCTGGAACATCGCCTCGGTGCTCGCTGGCGTTCACATTAA
- a CDS encoding transporter substrate-binding domain-containing protein, giving the protein MKLFKHRIARLSIAGLLTGLLGISLTTPSLASESTTANLDSINQRGTLRVGMSTFVPWAMRNKQGELIGFEIDVAKRLAADSGWKVEFVPTAWDGIIPALLAKKFDVIIGGMSVTPERSKSVLFTAPYSHSGVQIAASKTLAADFTSMEKFNSRRVNIAARRGAFTVQVARETFPKATILQFDDDAQAFQEVINGNAHAVIASSPKPEHETIKHSDKLFLPFSERLAKGNEAFAVRLGEEDKKAFFDTWIQTRMADGWLQQRYEYWFSTLDWQDQIASGQ; this is encoded by the coding sequence ATGAAACTGTTTAAACACCGAATCGCTCGCTTAAGTATTGCAGGGCTTCTCACTGGCCTACTCGGGATCAGCCTGACCACACCATCACTGGCTAGCGAAAGTACAACTGCCAACCTCGATAGTATCAATCAACGCGGTACGCTGCGTGTTGGTATGTCTACCTTCGTTCCATGGGCAATGCGTAACAAACAAGGAGAACTGATTGGCTTTGAAATTGATGTCGCCAAGCGCTTAGCGGCTGATTCCGGCTGGAAAGTCGAATTTGTTCCAACCGCTTGGGATGGCATCATTCCCGCTCTCTTAGCAAAGAAATTTGACGTCATCATCGGCGGTATGTCCGTCACCCCAGAGCGTTCAAAAAGCGTGCTGTTTACTGCGCCCTATTCTCACTCCGGCGTGCAAATTGCAGCCAGTAAAACGCTAGCAGCCGATTTCACCTCGATGGAAAAATTCAATTCGCGCCGGGTGAACATCGCCGCTAGACGAGGCGCATTTACCGTGCAAGTGGCCCGCGAAACCTTCCCGAAAGCAACCATTCTACAGTTTGATGACGATGCTCAAGCGTTCCAAGAAGTGATCAACGGTAATGCTCACGCCGTAATTGCCTCCAGCCCAAAACCTGAACACGAAACCATTAAACATAGCGATAAACTGTTCCTGCCGTTTAGCGAGCGCCTTGCCAAAGGCAATGAAGCGTTTGCGGTGCGCCTTGGGGAAGAAGACAAAAAAGCCTTTTTCGACACTTGGATCCAAACGCGCATGGCCGATGGCTGGTTGCAACAACGTTACGAGTACTGGTTCTCGACGTTAGATTGGCAAGATCAGATTGCATCGGGCCAATAA
- a CDS encoding amino acid ABC transporter permease, with amino-acid sequence MTVKSHPPFRYKLSPLDVGLSLLIIGLLAWLYHRSSVGIHYQWHWQEALELIFTPRADGSLPYFFQGVLATLRLSCWSMLLALILGTLIGIARTSERSMLRVPANAFVQLIRNIPPLVFVFIFYFFISNQLIPLLGLETLLRNYPATPPAAITWLFGPANLWENLLSGVMCLGLLSSAYIAEIVRAGLRSIAKGQWEAADSLGLSAWVKYRFVIGPQVLASITPALAGQTISLVKETSIVSLISIQELTFVGSEVANSSGFIFEIWLIVGFCYLLLCFSLSTVFKRIELRSLKYLRR; translated from the coding sequence ATGACGGTTAAATCGCATCCACCTTTTCGCTATAAACTCAGCCCGCTGGATGTCGGGCTGAGCCTCTTAATTATTGGCCTGCTGGCTTGGCTCTACCACCGTTCTTCAGTTGGCATTCATTATCAGTGGCATTGGCAAGAGGCGCTTGAACTCATTTTCACTCCGCGCGCCGATGGCAGTTTGCCATACTTTTTTCAAGGAGTGCTTGCCACGTTGAGGCTAAGTTGTTGGTCGATGCTACTGGCTTTGATACTGGGCACCTTGATTGGCATTGCCAGAACAAGCGAACGTTCGATGCTGCGCGTTCCTGCCAATGCGTTTGTGCAGTTAATCCGTAATATTCCACCATTGGTGTTTGTCTTTATTTTCTACTTCTTTATTTCTAACCAACTTATTCCGTTACTTGGTTTGGAAACACTTTTGCGCAATTACCCAGCAACGCCACCAGCGGCGATAACTTGGCTGTTTGGCCCCGCCAATTTGTGGGAAAACTTGCTCTCCGGTGTGATGTGTCTCGGTTTGCTCTCTTCGGCTTACATTGCCGAAATCGTTCGCGCAGGACTGCGTAGCATTGCCAAAGGTCAGTGGGAAGCTGCGGATTCACTTGGCCTCTCCGCTTGGGTCAAGTATCGTTTTGTGATTGGTCCACAAGTATTGGCATCCATTACGCCAGCGTTAGCAGGGCAAACTATCTCGCTGGTGAAAGAAACCTCTATCGTCTCTTTGATTTCCATTCAAGAGCTAACCTTTGTGGGCAGTGAGGTCGCCAACTCTTCCGGTTTTATTTTCGAAATTTGGCTGATTGTCGGTTTTTGCTATCTGCTGCTTTGTTTCTCTTTGTCTACCGTGTTCAAGCGTATTGAACTGCGCAGCTTAAAGTATTTACGCCGTTAG
- a CDS encoding PPC domain-containing DNA-binding protein, protein MAINILVTRLTRGDDLKKALADIVTKHSIRAGSITSCVGSLSALNIRLAGAEQTLSLEAPFELVSLMGTLTANHQHVHIAVSDTQGRVWGGHLLEGCLIDTTAELIIHHYPDLVFQRAFDEQTGFSELVAD, encoded by the coding sequence ATGGCAATCAATATTCTGGTCACTCGCCTTACGCGCGGTGACGATTTGAAAAAAGCGCTGGCTGACATAGTCACCAAGCACTCTATTCGTGCGGGCAGTATCACCTCGTGTGTGGGCTCACTCTCTGCGCTGAACATCCGCCTTGCGGGCGCTGAGCAAACGTTGTCACTTGAGGCACCTTTTGAGCTGGTTTCGTTGATGGGGACACTAACGGCCAATCACCAGCATGTGCATATTGCGGTGTCTGACACACAGGGCCGCGTTTGGGGCGGACATCTTCTTGAGGGCTGTTTGATTGACACCACCGCTGAGCTCATCATTCATCACTATCCCGACTTAGTCTTTCAGCGAGCATTTGACGAGCAGACTGGATTTAGCGAATTGGTTGCCGATTAG
- a CDS encoding dienelactone hydrolase family protein, with protein MDKNTLQQEVDQAIPQEAFDWYDDYAHGRIDRREFLGKLAGLAVLGFSVSSITAALLPDYARAEQVSFNDPDIKANYVSFSSPLGYGEGRGYMVTPAKILQPTPTVLVVHENRGLNPYIEDVARRLAKVGFIAFAPDALAPLGGYPGNDDQGREMQKSLDREKVEQDFIAAAQYLKSHPNSSGKLGAVGFCFGGYVVNLLAAVLGEELNAGVPFYGTPAAKSLRRSIKAPLMLHFAELDKRVNDTWPDYEADLKAINANYQAFIYANVNHGFHNDSTARYAKEEAELAWQRTLGFFNQQLR; from the coding sequence ATGGACAAAAATACGCTGCAACAGGAAGTAGACCAAGCGATTCCGCAAGAAGCGTTCGATTGGTATGACGACTATGCCCACGGCCGAATTGATCGCCGTGAGTTTTTAGGCAAATTAGCCGGTTTGGCAGTCCTTGGTTTTAGTGTCAGCTCTATCACGGCGGCGCTTCTACCCGACTATGCCAGAGCTGAGCAAGTGTCGTTTAACGATCCCGATATCAAAGCGAACTATGTTTCCTTTTCATCGCCGCTGGGGTATGGGGAAGGACGAGGCTATATGGTCACGCCAGCAAAGATCCTTCAGCCGACTCCCACGGTTTTGGTGGTGCATGAAAATCGGGGACTGAATCCTTACATTGAAGATGTCGCTCGGCGTTTGGCCAAAGTGGGTTTTATTGCTTTTGCTCCGGATGCATTAGCGCCGCTGGGTGGCTACCCCGGCAATGATGATCAGGGGCGAGAGATGCAAAAAAGCCTCGACAGAGAGAAAGTGGAGCAAGATTTTATTGCTGCCGCTCAATATCTCAAGTCACATCCAAATAGTAGCGGTAAGCTGGGTGCCGTTGGTTTTTGCTTCGGCGGTTACGTGGTCAATCTGTTGGCAGCGGTGCTGGGTGAAGAATTGAATGCAGGCGTTCCATTTTATGGTACACCCGCGGCTAAGTCTCTGCGCCGGAGCATCAAAGCGCCGCTGATGCTGCACTTTGCCGAGCTGGATAAACGAGTCAATGATACTTGGCCAGATTACGAGGCGGACCTCAAAGCGATCAATGCCAACTATCAAGCGTTTATCTACGCCAATGTTAATCATGGTTTCCACAACGATTCGACCGCACGCTACGCGAAAGAAGAGGCAGAGTTGGCTTGGCAGCGTACGCTTGGCTTCTTTAACCAGCAGCTACGCTAG
- a CDS encoding GNAT family N-acetyltransferase has protein sequence MNLHIRNANREDIHAIAQLEQQLFAEHGYPIFFIRQALDCWPAGVYVGQVNRQLAGYVLIAPTDHSADEAWMLSLAVSSSHQGQGIARKLVRHALAHTGQYQKIKLTVAPENEPALRLYQSEGFQLIDRESNYFGDGEERLVMCYQRESTA, from the coding sequence ATGAATCTACACATCCGCAATGCAAATAGAGAAGACATTCACGCCATTGCACAGCTCGAACAGCAACTTTTCGCCGAACACGGTTACCCGATTTTTTTCATCCGCCAAGCACTCGATTGTTGGCCTGCTGGCGTGTATGTTGGGCAGGTTAACAGACAGCTTGCTGGTTATGTTTTGATTGCTCCGACGGATCACTCTGCAGATGAAGCGTGGATGCTTTCACTCGCCGTTTCATCGTCCCATCAAGGGCAGGGAATTGCGCGCAAACTGGTGCGTCACGCACTCGCTCACACTGGGCAATATCAAAAAATCAAGCTGACGGTGGCACCAGAAAACGAGCCCGCACTGCGCCTTTATCAATCGGAAGGCTTTCAACTCATTGATAGAGAAAGTAATTACTTTGGAGATGGTGAAGAACGATTGGTGATGTGCTATCAACGCGAGTCAACAGCTTAA
- a CDS encoding methyl-accepting chemotaxis protein: MQFSLKRKMVSSVVLAIAITAATLLFVGYQTFKTHSWKAIESESRNTLSAHAKGIADWFHDKQLAVKGLKEEIERNPQLDIVPHLRQALVAGGFGLSYYGNEQGEMFRHDPSLNKAGYDPRERGWYKEAKAANSAITTAPYVSVTMQTLVVTLTEPVRHNGKLIGVAASNLALNKLIKDVLAIQVPGNGRAILVNRKGNVVAHPNKEVLLKPVAEIAPELSISDLIRAADSNSALYVDVAGAAKVIMAQPIEYTDWLLVMEMDKATLEEPLSDMLLNQTLIGMLVLVVMALATSWFVAKQLVELGRVSEALADIAEGDGDLTVRLQVTSQDEVGQLAEKFNKFVDRLHVMVKNVRDVSGALNLGANEAARSASQRSESIRHQQDEITMVATAVTEMASATAEIAGNADNTAKNANQSVELSQHGFEQMRKSQRSINSLAQELTNAVDIIGELEAHGQQISTILATIRAIAEQTNLLALNAAIEAARAGEQGRGFAVVADEVRVLSQRTHASTEEIQEKIQGLQRATSSAVAVMKQSHELAATSVEDVNLTGESLTAIGDAIQTISDMATQIASAAEEQSLVTADINGNTESVREVSDRLAVDALDAVEQAKRLHALAGDLDKEISRFRL, encoded by the coding sequence ATGCAATTCAGTTTAAAGAGGAAAATGGTTTCCTCCGTCGTTTTAGCGATTGCGATTACCGCCGCGACACTTCTTTTTGTTGGGTATCAAACCTTTAAAACTCACAGCTGGAAAGCGATTGAAAGTGAAAGCCGCAACACACTCAGTGCTCATGCCAAGGGGATTGCGGACTGGTTTCATGACAAACAGCTCGCCGTTAAAGGTTTGAAAGAGGAAATCGAGCGCAACCCGCAGCTCGATATTGTGCCGCATTTACGTCAAGCGCTTGTCGCGGGGGGATTTGGCCTAAGTTATTACGGGAATGAACAAGGAGAGATGTTTCGTCATGATCCTTCACTGAACAAGGCGGGCTACGATCCCAGAGAACGTGGTTGGTATAAAGAGGCCAAAGCCGCTAATAGTGCTATCACCACTGCGCCTTACGTCAGTGTTACCATGCAAACTCTAGTGGTGACGTTAACCGAACCTGTTCGACACAATGGCAAATTGATCGGCGTTGCCGCTTCAAATTTGGCGCTCAACAAACTGATCAAAGACGTTTTAGCCATTCAGGTACCGGGCAATGGCCGCGCGATTCTTGTTAATCGTAAAGGCAATGTAGTTGCTCATCCGAATAAAGAAGTACTGCTTAAACCAGTAGCCGAAATAGCGCCAGAGCTGAGCATTTCGGATCTGATTCGCGCCGCTGATAGCAATAGTGCGTTATACGTTGATGTTGCAGGGGCTGCCAAAGTGATTATGGCGCAACCGATCGAATACACCGACTGGTTACTCGTGATGGAGATGGATAAGGCAACGTTGGAAGAGCCGTTATCTGACATGCTGCTTAATCAGACGTTAATCGGTATGCTGGTGCTCGTAGTGATGGCACTGGCCACGTCTTGGTTCGTGGCGAAACAGCTGGTCGAACTGGGTCGCGTCAGTGAAGCCTTGGCTGATATCGCCGAAGGCGACGGTGATTTGACTGTTCGTTTGCAAGTGACTAGCCAAGACGAAGTTGGTCAGTTGGCCGAGAAATTCAATAAGTTTGTCGACCGATTGCATGTGATGGTGAAGAACGTGCGCGATGTTTCTGGCGCGCTCAACCTTGGAGCGAATGAAGCGGCGCGCTCAGCCAGTCAACGCAGCGAGAGCATTCGTCATCAGCAGGATGAGATCACCATGGTGGCTACCGCCGTGACGGAAATGGCCTCCGCAACAGCCGAAATTGCAGGTAATGCCGATAACACGGCGAAAAATGCCAACCAATCGGTTGAGTTGAGCCAGCATGGCTTTGAGCAGATGAGAAAGAGCCAGCGCTCGATCAATTCTCTTGCGCAAGAACTTACCAATGCCGTTGATATCATTGGTGAACTGGAAGCGCACGGACAGCAAATTTCGACCATTTTAGCCACAATTAGAGCCATCGCAGAGCAAACGAATTTGTTGGCACTCAACGCGGCGATTGAGGCGGCTCGTGCCGGAGAGCAAGGGCGTGGTTTTGCGGTGGTTGCTGATGAGGTCCGCGTGTTGTCGCAGCGTACCCACGCCTCGACCGAAGAAATCCAAGAAAAAATTCAAGGCTTGCAGCGCGCAACCAGCAGTGCTGTTGCGGTGATGAAGCAAAGCCATGAGCTTGCGGCGACCAGTGTTGAAGACGTTAACCTCACCGGTGAAAGCTTGACGGCGATTGGTGATGCGATTCAAACCATCAGTGATATGGCAACGCAGATCGCTTCGGCCGCAGAAGAACAGTCATTAGTAACGGCCGACATCAACGGCAATACTGAATCAGTTCGAGAGGTGAGTGATCGTTTGGCTGTCGACGCGCTGGATGCGGTTGAGCAAGCAAAACGTCTACACGCTTTGGCTGGCGATCTTGACAAGGAGATATCGCGTTTCAGATTGTAA
- a CDS encoding cytolysin secretion protein gives MRKNNNKIAGRILLLSSLFAAQAFADVQILGSESEISQAIAQSYRQPVTLYSGHLSQQDLLYVNAGSASEDELNLAQQHIANGDTVVLDLTTIAGEEAQFSLSQKLTGLGISAPVVVTGTYQGDSLVNAIVSDVTDENGNSLNNPAAELDSITHSVQHALDRFGFGGN, from the coding sequence ATGCGAAAAAACAACAATAAAATAGCAGGAAGAATACTCCTTCTTTCAAGCTTGTTTGCTGCACAGGCTTTCGCGGATGTCCAAATTTTGGGCAGTGAAAGTGAAATCTCTCAGGCCATCGCACAAAGCTATCGCCAACCTGTGACGCTCTACAGTGGCCATTTATCTCAGCAAGATTTGCTTTATGTCAACGCAGGCAGCGCTTCTGAAGATGAACTCAACCTCGCTCAACAGCACATCGCTAATGGTGATACGGTTGTGCTCGATCTCACGACAATTGCTGGCGAAGAAGCGCAATTCTCACTGAGCCAAAAGCTCACCGGACTGGGCATTTCAGCCCCAGTGGTCGTGACTGGCACCTATCAAGGGGATTCCTTAGTCAATGCGATTGTCAGCGATGTGACCGATGAGAACGGTAACTCGCTCAATAACCCCGCCGCAGAACTAGACAGCATCACCCACTCTGTGCAACACGCACTTGATCGTTTTGGCTTCGGAGGTAACTAA